One Thermoanaerobacter pseudethanolicus ATCC 33223 DNA window includes the following coding sequences:
- the trxB gene encoding thioredoxin-disulfide reductase, producing the protein MFYFQRRSDFIMYDLIILGGGPAGLTAGLYAARSRLKTVLIEKTYLGGQIVNTYQLENYPGYEEISGADLIAKMEAQVRKHGLEIVNEDVESLDITGDVKKVKTSNKTYEAKAIILAMGATPKKLGVPNEDRFIGAGISFCATCDGAFYRDATVAVIGGGNTAVEDALYLTKFAKKVYIIHRRNELRATKIEQEKAFANEKIEFIWDTVVVDVEGEYGVERLKLKNVKTGEESTLNVDGVFVAIGYAPNTELVKGIVDLDEYGYIMTDDDMRTNIPGVFAAGDIRHKSLRQVITAAGDGAIAAYVAEKYIDSLKK; encoded by the coding sequence TTGTATGCTGCAAGGTCAAGGCTTAAAACGGTACTTATTGAAAAAACTTATCTGGGAGGGCAAATAGTAAATACTTATCAGTTAGAAAATTACCCGGGTTATGAAGAGATAAGTGGTGCTGACCTTATTGCCAAGATGGAGGCACAGGTGAGAAAACACGGCCTTGAGATTGTTAATGAAGATGTTGAGAGTCTAGATATTACAGGAGATGTAAAGAAAGTTAAGACTTCTAATAAAACTTATGAAGCAAAAGCTATTATTTTAGCGATGGGCGCTACACCTAAAAAGTTAGGTGTTCCAAATGAGGATAGATTTATAGGGGCAGGTATCTCCTTCTGTGCTACCTGTGACGGAGCTTTTTACAGAGATGCCACAGTGGCAGTTATAGGCGGAGGAAATACAGCAGTAGAAGACGCGTTATACCTTACTAAATTTGCAAAAAAAGTCTATATAATTCATAGAAGAAATGAACTTAGAGCTACAAAGATTGAACAGGAAAAAGCCTTCGCAAATGAAAAAATTGAGTTTATTTGGGATACTGTAGTAGTTGATGTAGAGGGAGAGTATGGAGTAGAAAGACTCAAACTTAAAAATGTTAAAACAGGAGAAGAAAGCACACTAAACGTAGATGGTGTCTTTGTAGCTATTGGATATGCTCCTAATACAGAATTGGTGAAAGGCATAGTAGACCTTGATGAATATGGATATATCATGACAGATGATGATATGAGGACAAATATACCTGGAGTTTTTGCAGCTGGAGACATAAGGCATAAATCTTTAAGACAAGTTATAACGGCTGCTGGAGATGGCGCAATAGCGGCTTATGTAGCAGAAAAATATATAGACAGCCTAAAAAAATAG
- a CDS encoding LysM peptidoglycan-binding domain-containing protein translates to MVTLEFTYVVQPGDTIFSIAKKFNTSVDAIITRNNIINPSLIYPGQRLVIPVQGSYYTVQPGDTLYLIAQKFNVPYEAIIYTNNLTYPYTIYPGQKLFIPGAKIIAPQPPLPSPPPAQKPCPTYYTVQPGDTLWTIAQKFGVSLEELIKANYLINPNMIYPGQTLIIPCPTSPPIEYPTLKIGDKGPFVVNLQARLKSLGFDPGPIDGIFGRKTEEAVKAYQQSRGLPVTGIVDNVTWNALLFGTPPVTTPTPPGKVYIVKPGDTLWNIAKTFNTTVDVILKANPDIKDPNLIYPGQRIIIPTSSQEIVYNQEVQEINAEQEQEQEE, encoded by the coding sequence ATGGTCACTTTAGAATTCACATACGTAGTACAACCAGGAGACACGATATTTTCAATTGCTAAAAAATTTAACACCTCAGTTGACGCTATAATCACAAGAAACAACATTATAAATCCATCTTTAATATATCCTGGACAAAGGCTTGTCATTCCAGTACAAGGAAGTTATTATACTGTCCAACCTGGAGATACTCTATATCTTATTGCTCAAAAATTTAATGTTCCTTACGAAGCTATCATTTATACAAATAATCTCACATACCCTTATACAATATATCCGGGTCAAAAGCTATTCATCCCTGGAGCAAAAATAATCGCACCACAACCACCACTACCTTCACCACCTCCCGCACAAAAGCCTTGTCCAACTTATTACACAGTACAGCCAGGAGATACTTTATGGACTATAGCACAAAAATTTGGAGTATCATTGGAGGAGCTAATTAAAGCAAACTATTTAATAAATCCAAATATGATATACCCTGGGCAAACATTAATAATTCCTTGTCCCACATCGCCACCCATTGAATATCCCACACTAAAGATTGGAGATAAAGGACCCTTTGTAGTAAATCTCCAAGCAAGACTAAAATCTTTGGGCTTTGACCCTGGTCCTATTGATGGTATCTTTGGAAGAAAAACAGAAGAAGCCGTAAAAGCGTATCAGCAAAGCAGAGGACTTCCAGTAACAGGAATTGTCGATAATGTGACATGGAATGCACTCTTGTTTGGAACTCCTCCTGTTACTACCCCTACACCACCAGGAAAAGTTTATATAGTAAAACCTGGTGACACTTTATGGAATATAGCAAAAACTTTCAATACAACAGTAGACGTTATATTAAAGGCAAATCCAGATATTAAAGACCCTAATTTGATTTATCCCGGTCAGAGAATTATAATTCCTACATCTTCACAAGAAATAGTCTATAACCAAGAAGTACAAGAAATAAATGCAGAACAAGAACAAGAGCAAGAAGAATAA
- the cwlD gene encoding N-acetylmuramoyl-L-alanine amidase CwlD — MVFKRWMMFLLIVSLIVGLYSFKKGYYIAAFKTVPIMNKVIVIDAGHGGPDPGKPGKYGKDEDELNLEIAQKLRELIEESGGIVVMTREDDTLSDSSLSKDLKNRVVKANEVIADVLISIHLNSFSQSKYKGAQVFYQNNSEKGKLLAELIQQELRNTLDPNNDRMAKSSNSYYLLRNAKMPAVIVECGFMSNPEEEKLLNDENYQYKIAWAIYKGLIHYFQKVSE; from the coding sequence ATGGTATTTAAAAGGTGGATGATGTTTTTACTAATTGTAAGTTTAATAGTAGGGTTATATAGTTTTAAAAAAGGGTATTATATAGCTGCTTTTAAAACTGTTCCAATAATGAATAAAGTTATTGTCATAGATGCGGGACATGGAGGACCGGACCCTGGGAAACCTGGAAAATATGGAAAAGATGAGGATGAGTTAAATCTTGAGATTGCTCAAAAATTAAGAGAACTTATTGAAGAAAGTGGTGGGATTGTAGTGATGACAAGGGAAGACGACACTTTGTCAGATAGCTCTCTTTCAAAGGATTTAAAAAATAGAGTGGTAAAAGCAAATGAAGTAATAGCAGATGTTTTAATTAGTATTCATTTAAATAGCTTTAGTCAATCTAAATACAAAGGGGCACAGGTATTTTATCAAAACAATTCTGAAAAAGGTAAACTATTAGCAGAACTTATTCAACAAGAGTTAAGAAATACGTTAGATCCGAATAACGACAGGATGGCTAAAAGTTCTAATAGTTATTACCTTTTGCGAAACGCTAAAATGCCGGCAGTTATTGTGGAATGTGGCTTTATGTCAAATCCTGAAGAAGAAAAACTTTTAAATGACGAAAATTATCAATATAAAATTGCTTGGGCAATATATAAAGGTTTAATACATTATTTTCAAAAAGTTTCAGAATAG
- the ppaX gene encoding pyrophosphatase PpaX, producing MGIKTVLFDLDGTIIDTNELIIESFKYTIERHLGYTVKPEDVTPYFGEPLPITLKRFSQDKWELMLDTYRQYNEFNHDKYTKIRKDVKEALEFMHKKGIKMGIVTSKRRELAIRGLRLFDLEKYFKVIVALEDTEKHKPNPEPILKALELLNANKEETLMVGDSPYDILCASNAGVKSVAVKWTILPFNLLEEAKPDYVINDMLEILKII from the coding sequence ATGGGGATAAAAACAGTACTTTTCGATTTAGATGGAACGATTATTGATACCAATGAACTTATTATTGAGTCTTTTAAATACACAATAGAACGGCATTTAGGATATACCGTAAAACCGGAAGACGTTACTCCTTACTTTGGAGAACCCCTTCCAATAACTTTAAAAAGATTTAGCCAAGATAAATGGGAATTAATGCTGGATACTTATAGACAATACAATGAGTTTAATCATGATAAATATACCAAAATAAGAAAAGATGTAAAAGAAGCCCTTGAATTTATGCATAAAAAAGGTATAAAAATGGGTATAGTTACATCTAAAAGGAGAGAATTGGCTATAAGGGGATTAAGGCTTTTTGACTTGGAAAAGTATTTTAAGGTAATTGTAGCATTAGAAGACACTGAAAAACATAAGCCAAATCCGGAGCCAATTTTAAAAGCTTTGGAACTACTCAATGCTAATAAAGAAGAGACTTTAATGGTGGGAGACAGTCCTTATGACATATTATGTGCTTCTAATGCTGGGGTAAAAAGTGTGGCTGTTAAATGGACAATCTTGCCCTTTAATCTTTTAGAGGAAGCAAAACCGGATTATGTCATAAATGATATGTTGGAAATTCTAAAAATAATTTGA
- a CDS encoding IS200/IS605 family accessory protein TnpB-related protein, whose product MIVIQAKLIFLSQDDKQIVLDLMRRWSSCMRFAYKRLLEGYDRNTLKRELQGIFNLNSRYVDDAIMKARSTLESSKELGNNPKKVIFGGKDLFKKLQKRHINGKEYKKLKTKWQERRKGNLYSRGDKSKKGNLNTRIEVKENGTFLRINVGERKYLYARIEAGYKKNKSRGKLLQEIAQSNIPYSVEVKLKNGNIYAYFAIEKEYPEIKITKEKGVIGIDVNAYPDNISWAETDEKGNLISYGNMPMTELASGSKDKKEYFRWQYAHEIVNIAKEKGKAIVIEGLDIKNKGKRGDFSGRKSRRIRHNFSYRALLSKIKTLAKREGIEVIEVNPSYTSIIGMLKYSPQYMITKDIAAAYVIARRGLGKEEKMPNNYMKFLNALTVDELEELKEHVKKTVRNKHINKKHLKEIDKAIKFLQSLESKPGRVLEPLNGTSFSAYNFWQVLKVAVVTPLSPEKVPRDFSALRELLIQGKWGDP is encoded by the coding sequence ATGATAGTAATACAGGCTAAACTTATTTTTTTAAGTCAAGATGACAAACAAATAGTGCTGGATTTAATGAGAAGATGGTCTTCCTGTATGAGATTTGCATACAAGAGACTCTTAGAAGGTTATGATAGAAACACACTAAAAAGAGAGCTTCAAGGGATTTTTAACTTAAACTCAAGATACGTAGATGATGCAATAATGAAAGCAAGAAGCACATTAGAATCCTCTAAAGAATTAGGGAATAATCCAAAGAAAGTAATTTTTGGAGGGAAAGATTTATTTAAAAAACTTCAAAAGCGCCATATAAATGGGAAAGAATATAAAAAACTAAAAACAAAGTGGCAAGAAAGAAGAAAAGGAAACCTTTATTCAAGAGGAGATAAAAGCAAAAAGGGGAATCTCAACACAAGAATAGAAGTAAAAGAAAATGGCACTTTCTTAAGGATAAATGTAGGGGAAAGAAAATACTTATACGCCAGAATAGAAGCAGGTTATAAAAAGAATAAAAGCAGAGGAAAACTCCTGCAGGAAATTGCCCAATCAAACATACCCTACTCTGTAGAAGTAAAACTCAAAAATGGCAATATATATGCCTATTTTGCTATTGAAAAAGAATATCCAGAGATAAAAATAACAAAAGAAAAAGGAGTCATAGGGATAGATGTAAATGCATATCCGGACAACATATCATGGGCAGAAACAGATGAAAAAGGGAATCTAATAAGCTATGGGAATATGCCAATGACAGAGCTTGCAAGTGGCAGTAAAGACAAAAAAGAATATTTCAGATGGCAGTATGCTCATGAGATAGTAAATATAGCAAAAGAAAAAGGAAAAGCAATTGTAATTGAGGGATTAGACATAAAAAACAAAGGTAAAAGAGGAGACTTTTCAGGGAGAAAATCAAGAAGAATAAGACATAACTTTAGTTATAGAGCACTTCTTTCAAAAATAAAAACACTAGCAAAAAGAGAAGGGATAGAAGTAATAGAAGTCAATCCTTCTTATACATCAATAATAGGAATGTTAAAATATTCTCCGCAGTATATGATAACAAAAGATATAGCGGCAGCCTACGTAATAGCAAGAAGAGGATTGGGTAAAGAAGAGAAAATGCCAAATAATTATATGAAGTTTCTTAATGCATTGACTGTAGATGAATTAGAAGAATTAAAAGAGCATGTAAAGAAAACAGTTAGAAACAAGCATATAAATAAAAAGCATTTAAAGGAAATAGATAAGGCAATAAAATTTTTACAAAGCCTTGAGAGTAAGCCAGGAAGGGTGCTAGAACCTCTGAATGGAACAAGTTTTAGTGCCTATAATTTCTGGCAAGTTCTCAAGGTAGCGGTGGTAACGCCACTCTCTCCTGAGAAGGTACCAAGAGACTTCTCTGCCCTGAGGGAATTATTAATCCAGGGCAAATGGGGAGACCCGTAA
- a CDS encoding AAA family ATPase, translated as MDNIAVEKIIENIERVIIGKRKVIELVVIALLAEGHVLIEDVPGVGKTSLVKALAKSVNLKFKRIQFTPDLLPSDVIVITIYNQLKNEFEFKAGPIMSQIVLADEINRTSPKTQSSLLEAMEERQITVDGVTYSLPKPFMVLATQNPIEYEGTFRLPEAQLDRFMIKIEIGYPDEYQEMRILKNFEKEDPLESLSPVADAEDIKEMQMKVKSVYVDDLVRNYIVTLVANTRKSKAIRLGASPRATVNLMRAAQAKAFCEGRNYVLPDDVKELAVPVLSHRIILKNEERFEGLDEKMFIKNIVDTTKVPVIKRYA; from the coding sequence ATGGATAATATTGCTGTAGAAAAAATTATAGAGAATATAGAAAGAGTAATAATAGGGAAGAGAAAAGTTATTGAACTTGTGGTAATAGCTTTATTGGCTGAAGGTCACGTCCTAATTGAGGATGTTCCTGGTGTAGGAAAGACTTCTTTAGTTAAGGCTTTAGCTAAATCAGTAAATCTTAAATTTAAACGAATACAATTCACACCGGACCTTTTGCCTTCAGATGTTATAGTCATAACTATTTACAATCAATTAAAGAATGAATTTGAATTTAAAGCAGGTCCTATAATGAGTCAGATAGTTTTAGCTGATGAAATCAACAGAACTTCTCCTAAGACTCAATCTAGCCTCTTAGAGGCAATGGAAGAAAGACAAATAACTGTTGATGGGGTTACTTATTCTTTACCTAAGCCTTTTATGGTATTGGCTACCCAAAATCCAATTGAATATGAAGGGACTTTTAGATTGCCAGAAGCTCAATTGGACAGATTTATGATAAAAATAGAGATAGGTTATCCCGATGAATATCAAGAAATGAGGATTTTAAAAAATTTTGAGAAAGAGGACCCTTTAGAGTCTCTTTCTCCAGTAGCCGATGCTGAAGACATAAAGGAAATGCAAATGAAGGTAAAGTCTGTCTATGTAGATGACTTGGTCAGAAATTATATTGTCACATTAGTTGCTAATACCAGAAAAAGCAAAGCAATAAGGTTAGGTGCAAGTCCAAGAGCTACTGTAAATTTAATGAGAGCTGCTCAGGCAAAGGCCTTTTGCGAAGGAAGAAATTATGTTTTACCAGATGATGTAAAAGAATTAGCGGTACCTGTGTTATCTCATAGAATCATTTTAAAAAATGAAGAAAGATTTGAAGGATTGGACGAGAAAATGTTTATTAAAAATATTGTAGATACCACAAAGGTGCCGGTGATAAAAAGATATGCGTAA
- a CDS encoding DUF58 domain-containing protein, whose amino-acid sequence MISKRGIYFLGPFEVEIKDPFGIFNVVKKYDFKLKFVVLPRIHNINVELKARQQLGNIEAENKAFEDYTNISQLRKYNYGDSIKRIHWKVSAKKREFYVKEFQVSAMSEVYILWDLNKNHFAMDTQGIMDENCAECMLSIAKFCLLHDIPVSVIDYNTGTVGSSGRIKNL is encoded by the coding sequence GTGATTTCAAAAAGAGGAATATATTTTCTTGGACCTTTTGAAGTAGAAATAAAAGATCCTTTTGGAATTTTTAATGTAGTAAAAAAATATGATTTTAAATTAAAATTTGTAGTGCTACCAAGGATTCATAATATAAATGTGGAATTGAAGGCAAGACAACAATTAGGGAATATAGAGGCGGAAAATAAAGCTTTTGAAGATTATACTAATATATCACAATTAAGAAAGTACAATTATGGTGACAGTATTAAAAGGATTCATTGGAAGGTATCAGCAAAGAAAAGAGAATTCTACGTGAAAGAATTTCAAGTATCCGCGATGAGTGAAGTTTATATTTTGTGGGATTTAAATAAAAACCATTTTGCTATGGATACCCAAGGAATAATGGATGAAAATTGTGCGGAGTGCATGTTATCTATAGCGAAATTTTGCCTTTTGCATGACATCCCTGTAAGTGTTATAGATTACAATACTGGTACGGTAGGTAGCAGTGGAAGAATAAAGAATTTATAA
- a CDS encoding universal stress protein, with translation MVLSYEPGVKSRIMVCVTPQKSCRRLVERGAERAKETNGEFCVVYVNKNNDISNDLKQNKVLLELFDLAQKMGGRVSILVGKKISKTLAEFAKENNITEIIVGKSLRSALDVILHGDVINPLKKEVEKNDIRVEVIE, from the coding sequence ATGGTTTTAAGTTACGAGCCTGGCGTGAAGAGCAGGATCATGGTATGCGTGACCCCGCAGAAAAGCTGCCGCAGGCTTGTGGAAAGAGGTGCTGAAAGAGCGAAAGAAACTAATGGTGAGTTCTGTGTTGTATACGTTAACAAAAACAACGATATCTCTAATGATTTAAAACAAAACAAAGTATTGCTAGAGCTCTTTGATTTAGCGCAAAAAATGGGTGGCAGAGTTTCTATTTTGGTGGGTAAAAAAATCTCAAAAACGCTGGCAGAATTCGCAAAAGAAAATAATATAACTGAGATAATAGTAGGCAAGTCTTTAAGGTCTGCTCTGGATGTTATACTTCATGGAGATGTGATAAATCCATTGAAAAAAGAAGTAGAAAAGAATGATATAAGAGTAGAAGTCATAGAATAA
- a CDS encoding BON domain-containing protein encodes MNKDKIIEKNIREKLEKEMVSYGVDINVRCINGHVTLYGIVDNLSEKNHAQKIAESVEGVEKDVSLVNLVVQKLSRYDLSLPDLVITANNGTVTLSGYVNNLKEKELANEAAQSVNGVKKVINHIKIREKS; translated from the coding sequence ATGAATAAAGATAAAATTATAGAAAAAAATATAAGGGAAAAATTAGAAAAGGAAATGGTGTCTTACGGGGTAGATATAAATGTTCGGTGTATCAATGGACATGTAACTTTGTACGGAATAGTAGATAACTTATCCGAAAAAAATCACGCTCAAAAAATAGCAGAAAGCGTGGAAGGTGTAGAAAAAGATGTGTCTCTTGTAAATTTAGTAGTACAAAAGCTGTCTCGTTATGATTTGAGTTTACCTGATTTAGTTATTACAGCAAACAATGGGACAGTAACATTAAGTGGATATGTAAATAATTTAAAAGAAAAAGAATTAGCCAATGAAGCAGCTCAAAGCGTAAATGGGGTAAAAAAAGTAATAAATCATATAAAAATTAGAGAGAAGTCATAG
- a CDS encoding IS110 family transposase, which translates to MDVSLNDVKVHILDQEGNDASSRFSVENNPHGCDVIVSRILECCNKYNIQKVFIGLESTSVYGWHLQYYLADHSALKPYQPSITTFNANIINAFKKSLGNLPKNDWIDAFAIAEKLRFGRLPKSCSVDFRYLALQRLTRHRFHIVNSIVREKNYLLSNLFLKFSGLCQNKVFSNNFGATATEIFNEFFTLDDIAARPLDELAGFLVDKSKDRFDDPEATAKLLQEAVRKSYRINATVDDSLNFVIKSCFDNLQSLEKQKKAVEKAIINEVKGFNNEFLCLTSVKGIGPTIAAGLISEIGGISRFDNDNALAKFSGLYWSEYQSADFKAEDTYLKRTGNEYLRYYFIQAADQLRKYLPEFSQYYARKFKESKTHKHKRALVLTARKTVRLVFALLREEKLYKSPIMKGDDCIS; encoded by the coding sequence ATGGATGTAAGCCTGAATGATGTCAAGGTTCATATTCTCGACCAGGAGGGTAATGATGCTTCCTCCCGTTTTTCTGTAGAAAATAACCCTCATGGTTGTGATGTTATAGTATCACGTATCTTGGAGTGTTGTAATAAATACAATATTCAAAAGGTCTTTATTGGTTTGGAATCTACCTCAGTCTATGGCTGGCACCTCCAGTATTATTTGGCTGATCATTCTGCTCTTAAGCCTTATCAACCTTCTATTACTACTTTTAATGCAAATATTATTAATGCTTTTAAAAAGTCTCTCGGCAATTTACCTAAAAATGACTGGATTGATGCCTTTGCTATTGCCGAAAAACTGAGATTCGGTAGACTCCCTAAATCTTGTTCTGTAGATTTTAGATATCTTGCTCTCCAGAGGCTTACTCGCCATCGCTTTCACATTGTTAATAGTATTGTTAGAGAAAAAAATTATTTACTCAGCAATTTGTTCCTTAAGTTTAGCGGTTTGTGCCAAAATAAAGTCTTTAGTAATAATTTTGGAGCAACTGCTACTGAAATATTTAATGAGTTTTTCACCCTTGATGATATTGCGGCTCGACCGCTTGATGAACTTGCCGGCTTTTTGGTTGATAAGAGTAAAGATCGCTTTGATGATCCAGAAGCTACAGCTAAATTGCTTCAAGAGGCTGTTCGCAAGTCTTATAGAATTAATGCTACTGTAGATGATTCTTTAAACTTTGTTATCAAGTCTTGCTTTGACAATCTACAGTCCCTTGAAAAGCAGAAGAAAGCTGTAGAAAAAGCCATTATTAATGAGGTAAAAGGATTTAACAATGAATTTCTTTGTCTTACATCAGTAAAAGGTATTGGCCCAACCATCGCAGCCGGCTTAATATCTGAGATAGGCGGAATTTCAAGGTTTGATAATGATAATGCCCTTGCAAAGTTTTCCGGCCTTTATTGGTCAGAGTACCAGTCTGCTGATTTTAAAGCGGAGGACACATATCTCAAGCGTACTGGTAATGAGTATCTCAGATATTATTTTATTCAAGCAGCTGACCAGCTCAGGAAGTATTTACCTGAGTTCTCACAATACTATGCCCGCAAATTTAAAGAAAGCAAAACTCACAAGCATAAACGTGCTCTTGTATTGACTGCACGTAAAACTGTAAGGTTAGTCTTCGCTCTGCTGCGCGAAGAAAAACTTTATAAATCCCCAATAATGAAAGGAGATGATTGTATAAGTTAA
- the cdaA gene encoding diadenylate cyclase CdaA, translating to MFNGLIDIIKTMRINDVIDILIIAYVLYRLILVIHKTRVEQLLKGLAVLIVITKVSEWLQIRTVNYILRNAMTVGVIALLIVFQPELRRGLESLGRSGFLGKNFFFFNEEEKDMSEVLGEICDAVQFLSRSKIGALIVLERETGLNELIETGIAMDSKISSELLINTFIPNTPLHDGAVIIRGDRIMAAGCFLPLTDNQNLSSELGTRHRAGIGVTEISDAVAIIVSEETGTISLAQNGRLSRHLDAKTLKEVLSSIFEVKENKKPVWKKWGNKHAD from the coding sequence TTGTTTAATGGACTTATAGATATCATAAAAACAATGCGAATTAACGATGTAATAGATATTTTAATAATAGCTTATGTCCTGTACCGCTTAATTTTGGTAATACACAAAACACGAGTAGAGCAGTTGCTTAAAGGGCTTGCTGTGTTAATTGTAATTACCAAAGTGAGCGAATGGCTACAAATTAGGACAGTCAATTATATATTGCGAAATGCTATGACTGTAGGAGTTATTGCGCTTTTAATTGTTTTTCAACCGGAGTTAAGGCGTGGATTAGAGTCTTTAGGTAGGAGTGGCTTCTTAGGCAAGAATTTCTTCTTTTTTAATGAAGAGGAAAAAGATATGTCTGAGGTTTTGGGAGAGATATGCGATGCAGTGCAATTTTTGTCTCGCTCAAAAATAGGAGCTTTAATTGTTTTAGAAAGGGAGACAGGCCTTAATGAGCTTATTGAAACTGGCATAGCCATGGATTCTAAAATTTCCAGTGAGCTTTTAATAAATACCTTTATACCTAACACGCCTCTTCATGATGGAGCTGTCATAATTCGTGGAGATAGGATTATGGCGGCAGGTTGTTTTTTGCCTTTAACAGACAACCAAAATCTAAGTAGTGAATTAGGAACACGCCATAGAGCGGGAATAGGTGTCACTGAAATATCTGATGCGGTAGCGATAATTGTTTCTGAAGAGACAGGCACTATATCTCTTGCACAAAATGGCAGGCTTTCAAGGCATCTAGATGCAAAGACTTTGAAAGAGGTATTGTCCAGCATCTTTGAAGTAAAAGAAAACAAGAAGCCTGTATGGAAAAAATGGGGGAACAAACATGCTGACTAA
- a CDS encoding CdaR family protein — protein sequence MLTKDFTIKLLSLVLAFLLWLYVMGEENPEIPYEINDVPVKLINSDTLEKKGLIVLDEKNYTVNVKVRGRRSDVLNIAAQNISVFADLSRVNSKGTNVIPVTVEGLPRNVSLVSINPPEIKVEIDKIAKTQMPVTVKIIGNVMDGYAMQPAVSTPGEVLVIGPESKINLIKNVIAGVNVSYKKEDIKISVPVVAVDREGKEIKGVTITPNLVEVYIPVNKSIRVPVVPKIFGKPMEGYMISSVNVLPEYVYITGDATILNTIKSISTKQIDISGKNEPVTESVPLDLPDGVKLVKSDINAKVYVDIQKISTKEITINNIDIKGADNKNVVIQNPELLITVSGPENVVNGAKASDFTAYIDVTNLPTGIHSLAVNISTDLNLQIIRIKPDKVTVNIQ from the coding sequence ATGCTGACTAAAGATTTTACAATTAAATTGCTGTCACTGGTGTTGGCTTTTCTGCTATGGCTTTATGTAATGGGAGAAGAGAATCCAGAAATTCCTTATGAAATAAACGATGTGCCTGTCAAATTGATTAATAGCGATACTTTAGAGAAAAAAGGGCTTATTGTTTTAGATGAAAAAAATTATACGGTGAATGTAAAAGTAAGAGGAAGACGCAGTGATGTTTTAAATATAGCAGCTCAGAATATATCAGTTTTTGCAGATTTAAGCAGAGTAAATTCTAAGGGGACAAATGTTATTCCTGTTACAGTAGAAGGATTACCTAGAAATGTCTCATTAGTTTCAATAAATCCGCCAGAAATAAAAGTAGAAATAGATAAAATTGCAAAAACGCAAATGCCAGTTACTGTAAAAATAATTGGCAATGTGATGGATGGCTATGCTATGCAACCTGCTGTCTCCACGCCGGGAGAGGTATTAGTGATTGGGCCAGAAAGTAAAATTAATCTTATAAAAAATGTGATAGCTGGGGTCAATGTTTCTTATAAAAAAGAAGATATAAAAATCTCTGTTCCAGTGGTTGCTGTTGACAGAGAAGGAAAAGAAATAAAAGGCGTTACTATTACTCCTAATCTTGTTGAAGTGTATATTCCCGTAAATAAATCTATTCGTGTGCCTGTAGTTCCTAAAATATTTGGAAAACCAATGGAAGGATATATGATATCATCTGTAAATGTACTGCCAGAGTACGTGTATATTACTGGTGATGCGACTATCCTAAATACGATAAAATCTATAAGCACTAAGCAAATTGATATTTCTGGGAAAAATGAACCTGTTACTGAAAGTGTACCTCTTGACTTGCCAGATGGTGTGAAACTTGTTAAAAGCGATATTAATGCAAAAGTATATGTGGATATACAAAAAATATCGACTAAAGAGATTACAATAAACAATATAGATATAAAAGGAGCAGACAACAAAAATGTTGTAATTCAAAATCCAGAACTACTCATTACTGTATCTGGCCCAGAAAATGTAGTTAATGGAGCGAAAGCTTCCGATTTTACCGCATATATAGACGTAACAAATCTGCCAACAGGTATTCATTCTTTAGCTGTAAATATAAGTACTGACTTGAACTTGCAAATAATTAGAATTAAACCTGACAAAGTAACTGTTAATATTCAATAG